In the genome of Paenibacillus pabuli, one region contains:
- a CDS encoding nitroreductase family protein — protein MSTSFFEALKNRRSYYGISKESTISDAKIQEIVEEAVKYTPTSFNSQTSRAVVLLGEQHDKLWNHTEEILREVVGNEEAFKSTAEKMAGFRSGYGTVLFFEDNNVIAQLQQNFAAYADNFPIWANQSNGMLQLVIWTALEQEGLGASLQHYNPLIDEKVKSEWNIPENWRLIAQMPFGKPTATPGEKEFQPIEQRVKVHK, from the coding sequence ATGTCTACATCTTTCTTTGAAGCGTTGAAAAACAGAAGATCTTATTATGGAATCAGCAAGGAATCTACGATCTCGGATGCTAAAATCCAGGAAATCGTGGAAGAAGCGGTGAAATACACCCCGACTTCATTCAACTCACAAACATCTCGTGCCGTAGTATTGCTCGGTGAACAACACGACAAACTATGGAATCACACGGAAGAAATTTTGCGTGAAGTGGTTGGCAATGAAGAAGCTTTCAAATCTACAGCTGAGAAAATGGCCGGATTCCGCAGCGGATACGGTACAGTACTTTTCTTCGAAGACAACAATGTGATCGCACAGCTTCAACAAAATTTTGCAGCTTATGCGGATAACTTCCCGATCTGGGCGAACCAGTCTAACGGTATGTTGCAACTGGTAATCTGGACTGCATTGGAGCAAGAAGGTTTGGGCGCTTCCCTGCAGCACTATAACCCGTTGATTGATGAGAAGGTCAAATCGGAATGGAACATTCCGGAGAACTGGAGACTGATCGCTCAGATGCCATTCGGCAAACCAACAGCTACACCAGGCGAGAAAGAATTCCAACCAATTGAACAACGTGTAAAAGTACACAAGTAA
- a CDS encoding S-layer homology domain-containing protein, whose translation MKNRIDKRTRHKLWNAVLCGVLAIGSISIGESTAQAAAAQQVFQDTTSSYAKDSIAHLVMSGIAAGTSANTFEPKKAVTRAEFATFAVRLLGLKPVKNNINPYNDVSVNAWYYGNVAAMTNLSILEGKSQGVFQPNASITREEAAALLVRMLKQSSKSTNLLSSTYADAADISDWARPYVQTVYQLGLMRGSDGKFRPHDKVTREEAAVMLDAILQKKTWSDQLRNEDQLGIQLGWQYNASTAEFKKQIEQSEANTLVPRWFFLNSSMKVTDLTDTTLLSWASATDRQVWPLLGNRSNPDLTHQMLSSSANRAAVISQVTSFVKTYKLDGINVDFENVLPADREGMTAFITSLTTALHALGAVVSVDVSPDLGTDWTDAFDYARLGAVSDYMVLMGYEEHWNGDPQAGSVASLPWVKKALDTMLAEVVRSKTILALPLYTRDWSSVNPAASSWDITLAEQGTRARSSGSVRRWDASLVQYVIGYNSNGTTRYIWAEDSRSLSAKVMMSGERNIAGLAYWYMGGETADIWSAISNASRFESYIF comes from the coding sequence GTGAAGAATAGAATAGACAAACGTACCCGGCACAAGCTATGGAATGCTGTTTTGTGCGGCGTACTAGCCATAGGATCAATTTCCATTGGTGAATCCACAGCTCAGGCAGCAGCGGCTCAGCAGGTATTCCAGGATACAACCTCCAGCTATGCCAAAGATTCCATTGCACATCTGGTCATGTCAGGAATTGCTGCCGGAACCTCCGCGAATACGTTTGAACCCAAAAAGGCAGTCACTCGCGCTGAATTTGCAACATTTGCGGTGAGACTGCTAGGTTTGAAGCCTGTAAAAAACAATATTAATCCCTATAACGATGTCAGTGTGAACGCATGGTATTATGGCAACGTCGCAGCGATGACGAATCTTTCCATCCTTGAGGGCAAGAGTCAGGGTGTGTTCCAGCCAAACGCCTCCATTACTCGGGAAGAAGCAGCTGCACTGCTGGTGAGGATGCTGAAACAATCCTCCAAATCAACGAATCTCCTGTCATCTACATATGCCGATGCAGCTGATATATCCGACTGGGCGCGTCCGTATGTGCAGACTGTATATCAGCTGGGTCTGATGCGCGGCAGTGACGGCAAGTTTCGGCCACATGACAAGGTGACAAGAGAAGAGGCGGCAGTTATGCTGGATGCCATTTTGCAAAAGAAAACCTGGTCAGACCAGCTGAGAAACGAGGATCAACTCGGTATTCAGCTGGGATGGCAATATAACGCCTCTACTGCTGAGTTCAAGAAACAGATCGAACAATCGGAAGCGAACACACTGGTTCCCCGTTGGTTCTTCCTGAATAGCAGCATGAAAGTCACAGATCTCACGGACACGACGCTATTATCATGGGCATCTGCGACAGACAGACAGGTATGGCCGTTGCTTGGCAATCGTTCGAACCCGGACCTTACCCACCAGATGTTGTCGAGTTCAGCCAACCGGGCAGCCGTAATCTCACAGGTCACATCTTTTGTGAAAACCTATAAACTGGATGGCATTAACGTCGATTTTGAAAACGTACTGCCAGCTGATCGTGAAGGAATGACCGCATTTATTACTTCGCTGACAACGGCTTTGCACGCACTTGGCGCTGTTGTATCCGTGGATGTATCACCCGATCTGGGGACAGACTGGACCGATGCATTTGATTATGCCCGATTGGGCGCTGTATCGGATTACATGGTTCTGATGGGCTATGAAGAACATTGGAACGGTGATCCACAAGCAGGGTCTGTGGCCTCTCTTCCCTGGGTTAAAAAGGCTCTGGATACGATGCTCGCTGAGGTGGTTCGCAGCAAAACAATTCTGGCCCTGCCTTTATATACACGGGATTGGTCTTCGGTTAATCCGGCAGCCAGTTCATGGGACATTACCCTGGCAGAGCAGGGAACACGTGCACGATCTTCAGGCTCTGTGAGAAGGTGGGATGCATCTTTGGTCCAATACGTCATCGGCTACAACAGTAATGGGACAACGAGATATATATGGGCAGAGGACAGTCGTTCATTATCTGCGAAAGTGATGATGAGCGGAGAGCGTAATATTGCCGGATTGGCCTATTGGTATATGGGCGGAGAGACGGCAGACATTTGGAGTGCCATTTCGAATGCTTCACGTTTTGAATCATATATTTTCTAA
- a CDS encoding NAD(P)/FAD-dependent oxidoreductase has translation MREYDCIIVGGGLAGLQAAIQLGRYSSHRVLVVDAGEGRSTLCRTYHNILGFPDGVSGEELRSKGRMQAEGTGVSFEKDRIIKAGRRGEQIQLFGSSGSEYMAKTVLLATGLTDRIPAIPGLRPTLGRTVYVCPDCDGYEIQDQRTILLGAGEAGANMAMVLIQRTNELLYINHEQSPISAELHRSMKEAGVRYLEAAVQEVQQMEDGHITGVLTEDGQIYESERGFIAFGGNRVHYELAEQLGAVIADNKHVEANPRSMMAAPNVWIAGDLGLHAEQATVAMGEGSIAAIWIHKALQQMKKENKVKQI, from the coding sequence ATGCGAGAGTATGATTGCATCATCGTAGGTGGAGGTCTCGCAGGACTTCAGGCAGCCATTCAGTTGGGGCGTTACTCTTCCCATCGGGTGTTGGTAGTGGACGCAGGAGAAGGCAGGTCAACATTATGCCGAACCTATCATAATATTCTTGGTTTTCCGGATGGAGTATCCGGTGAAGAGCTGCGCTCCAAAGGAAGAATGCAGGCAGAAGGGACTGGAGTATCTTTTGAGAAAGACCGTATCATAAAGGCAGGACGCCGGGGAGAACAGATTCAATTGTTCGGCTCTTCCGGCTCTGAATATATGGCAAAAACAGTCTTACTGGCAACTGGACTAACGGACAGGATACCCGCTATTCCGGGATTAAGGCCTACGTTGGGACGAACCGTATATGTGTGCCCGGATTGCGATGGATATGAGATTCAGGATCAGCGTACGATTTTGCTGGGTGCAGGTGAAGCCGGTGCAAACATGGCTATGGTTCTGATTCAACGTACCAATGAGTTGTTGTACATCAACCATGAGCAGTCGCCAATCTCCGCTGAGCTTCATCGCAGCATGAAAGAGGCAGGAGTTCGGTATCTTGAGGCGGCGGTCCAAGAAGTGCAGCAGATGGAGGATGGCCATATTACGGGTGTATTGACGGAAGATGGACAGATTTATGAGTCAGAGCGCGGATTTATCGCGTTTGGAGGCAATCGTGTGCATTATGAACTGGCAGAGCAGCTTGGGGCTGTTATTGCGGATAATAAACACGTGGAAGCTAATCCCCGCAGCATGATGGCGGCACCTAATGTATGGATTGCTGGGGATCTGGGCCTGCACGCGGAACAGGCTACAGTCGCCATGGGCGAAGGCTCGATTGCCGCGATCTGGATTCACAAGGCATTGCAGCAGATGAAAAAGGAAAATAAGGTGAAACAGATTTAA
- a CDS encoding FAD-binding oxidoreductase, producing MWTYWRTDSDDQNPYLITDYSRLHPVKVERVVQGHEEQQLVELLQDARDQNLTISIAGQRHSQGGHTYYKDGIIIDMTSYNKVLEVDVDAKKVRVQAGATWADVQRAINPYGLAVKNMQSQNIFTVGGSISVNAHGRELHQGSLIQSVDSFRLLTADGQIRQVSRTENAELFPLVLGGYGLFGVILDVTLTLTDDEVYRLTTEQVQVKDYPSYFQKNVMGDPMMRMHLARISIQPGEGYFREMYALNYAFDPTGSLDDYNHLDERERGVLPSKLLFNLNREFEWGRAWFWPLQQRYFESQDGERVSRNNAMASASAFMEYHQPGENDLLQEYFIPVDAFPAFVQEMGEIVSQEQLDLLNITVRYVKHDEEAVLSYATQDMFGLVCLFHTSLSDPEQGKFKNSMQQLIDAVLRYNGTYYLPYAGYATLEQFEQAYPRKNEFLAAKEKFDPDHLFMNYFMEQYGGNRP from the coding sequence GTGTGGACATATTGGAGAACGGATAGCGATGATCAGAATCCGTACCTGATTACCGATTACAGCCGTCTTCACCCGGTTAAGGTTGAACGTGTGGTGCAAGGTCATGAAGAGCAGCAGCTCGTTGAACTGCTTCAGGATGCCCGGGATCAGAACCTGACGATATCCATTGCCGGGCAGCGGCATAGTCAGGGCGGACACACCTATTATAAAGACGGAATTATTATAGACATGACCTCATATAACAAAGTGCTGGAAGTTGATGTCGATGCCAAAAAGGTGCGTGTGCAGGCTGGGGCAACCTGGGCTGACGTACAGCGAGCCATTAATCCGTATGGATTGGCGGTCAAAAATATGCAGTCCCAAAATATTTTCACCGTAGGCGGTTCGATCAGTGTAAATGCACACGGTCGAGAGCTTCATCAGGGTTCCTTGATTCAAAGTGTCGATTCGTTCCGTCTCTTGACGGCAGATGGTCAGATTCGGCAAGTCAGTCGCACCGAGAATGCCGAGCTTTTCCCACTTGTACTCGGGGGGTACGGACTGTTTGGTGTAATCCTGGACGTTACGTTGACGTTAACGGATGATGAAGTTTATCGCCTCACAACTGAGCAGGTGCAGGTAAAGGACTACCCGTCTTATTTTCAAAAGAATGTCATGGGAGACCCGATGATGCGAATGCATCTGGCCCGAATTTCAATTCAGCCCGGTGAAGGCTACTTTCGTGAGATGTACGCATTGAATTATGCCTTTGATCCAACGGGTTCACTGGATGATTATAATCATTTGGATGAGCGTGAAAGGGGCGTGCTCCCAAGCAAACTTCTGTTCAACCTGAACCGTGAATTCGAATGGGGGCGGGCCTGGTTTTGGCCTCTGCAGCAGCGCTACTTCGAATCGCAAGATGGCGAGAGGGTTAGCCGCAACAATGCCATGGCTTCTGCGTCTGCCTTTATGGAGTATCACCAGCCCGGCGAAAATGATCTGCTGCAGGAATATTTTATTCCGGTTGATGCCTTCCCGGCATTTGTTCAGGAGATGGGTGAGATTGTATCCCAGGAGCAATTGGATCTGCTTAATATTACAGTCAGGTATGTAAAACATGATGAAGAAGCTGTGCTTTCATATGCAACGCAGGATATGTTCGGTCTTGTCTGTTTATTTCACACTTCATTGTCCGATCCAGAACAGGGGAAGTTCAAAAACAGTATGCAGCAGCTGATAGATGCCGTCCTTCGATATAACGGAACTTATTATCTGCCTTATGCAGGTTATGCAACTTTAGAGCAATTTGAACAGGCCTATCCACGAAAGAATGAGTTTTTGGCAGCCAAAGAAAAGTTTGATCCCGATCATCTTTTTATGAACTATTTTATGGAGCAGTATGGAGGAAATCGTCCATGA
- a CDS encoding MFS transporter, which produces MNIKWLVRSQSIVTLASGMIYPYYLLFLKNLGNSFSKYGLAFAVFTISSAAASQWLAPRMDRHAKHWLLVSSVGMAAAMIAFPWVISYIWVLLLQMLMGICNAMQRMSERVLLADYTVTGQRGPAVGNYHFWTSAASGFAVIVGGVLIDWLTIDVLFYLSAILYMWGALVVWRLRSIFDEQ; this is translated from the coding sequence ATGAATATCAAGTGGCTTGTTCGATCTCAAAGTATCGTTACGCTCGCTTCGGGCATGATTTATCCGTATTATCTTTTGTTTCTCAAAAATCTGGGTAACAGCTTCTCTAAATATGGTCTCGCCTTTGCTGTATTTACAATCAGTTCGGCTGCTGCTTCACAATGGCTTGCTCCGCGGATGGATCGACACGCCAAGCATTGGCTCCTTGTAAGTTCGGTGGGGATGGCCGCAGCCATGATTGCATTTCCGTGGGTCATATCCTATATCTGGGTGCTGCTGCTGCAAATGTTGATGGGGATATGCAATGCGATGCAGCGAATGAGTGAACGGGTGCTGCTCGCCGATTATACGGTGACTGGGCAACGAGGCCCAGCTGTAGGTAACTATCATTTCTGGACATCCGCCGCGTCAGGATTTGCGGTTATTGTTGGCGGTGTACTGATTGATTGGTTGACGATCGATGTATTATTTTATCTGAGTGCCATACTGTATATGTGGGGAGCTCTGGTAGTATGGCGATTACGAAGCATCTTTGATGAACAGTAG
- a CDS encoding DUF3243 domain-containing protein, with product MNEQNHVIHKDGQVSTDKVDNAIDKIAPEEREQILQNFDAFKGYLGKRIAMGESIGLGEEQMAKIAEKVADYLAAREEPRNREEKLLQELWNVGKEEERHMLAHMLVRLAQGSTPNH from the coding sequence ATGAATGAACAAAATCATGTTATCCACAAAGATGGTCAAGTTTCAACTGACAAAGTAGACAATGCGATTGATAAGATTGCGCCAGAGGAACGGGAACAGATTTTACAGAATTTTGATGCATTCAAAGGATACCTGGGCAAACGTATTGCAATGGGAGAATCGATTGGACTGGGTGAGGAGCAGATGGCCAAAATTGCCGAGAAAGTAGCGGATTATTTGGCAGCCCGAGAAGAGCCGCGTAACCGTGAAGAGAAGTTGCTGCAAGAACTGTGGAATGTCGGGAAAGAAGAAGAGCGCCATATGCTGGCTCATATGCTTGTGCGTCTTGCACAAGGTTCAACCCCGAATCATTAA
- the cyoE gene encoding heme o synthase, translated as MLKDMIALTKPGLLRLNVFAVAVGFWVASKWDISWISLLMVLIGSTLVIASACVINNYWDRELDQKMERTKKRIDYINHLKPKFVLGYGIVLGVVGFALLYFLVNPLSGWMALLGWFAYIVIYTMWLKRSSTWSTSLGGIAGAMPPVIGYCAVTNQIDAGAWLLFALLFLWQPPHFWSLGIRRVEEYRAAGFPLLPVVKGVKRTKVQMIPYVFLLLPAVFLLYYYNYVGLVFLLVSVIGSLIWFVHTLSGLKTQDNEKWAKVNFLISVNYLMVVFIVMVANTTWS; from the coding sequence ATGCTTAAAGACATGATTGCGTTAACGAAACCCGGACTTTTGCGGCTGAATGTGTTTGCGGTAGCGGTAGGATTCTGGGTCGCTTCAAAATGGGATATCTCGTGGATATCTCTGCTCATGGTGTTGATTGGATCAACCTTGGTCATCGCTTCGGCTTGTGTCATTAACAACTACTGGGACCGTGAGTTGGATCAGAAGATGGAGCGTACCAAAAAACGGATTGATTACATCAATCATCTTAAACCCAAGTTTGTATTGGGGTATGGAATTGTTCTTGGTGTGGTTGGTTTTGCGTTGCTGTACTTCCTGGTCAATCCGTTATCCGGTTGGATGGCACTGCTTGGATGGTTTGCTTATATCGTGATCTACACGATGTGGCTCAAACGCAGCTCGACCTGGAGTACATCATTGGGTGGAATTGCTGGGGCGATGCCGCCTGTAATCGGATATTGTGCGGTAACCAATCAGATTGATGCAGGTGCCTGGTTGCTGTTTGCGCTGTTATTCCTGTGGCAGCCACCTCACTTCTGGTCACTCGGGATTCGCAGAGTGGAAGAATATCGTGCAGCCGGTTTCCCGCTGTTGCCAGTAGTCAAAGGTGTGAAGCGTACAAAGGTGCAGATGATTCCTTACGTGTTTTTGTTGCTTCCTGCTGTATTTCTGTTGTATTACTACAACTACGTTGGACTTGTGTTTCTGCTTGTATCCGTCATTGGTAGTCTGATCTGGTTTGTCCATACTTTAAGCGGATTGAAAACTCAGGATAATGAGAAATGGGCCAAAGTTAACTTTCTGATCTCCGTCAATTATCTCATGGTTGTATTCATTGTAATGGTGGCAAACACGACCTGGTCCTGA
- a CDS encoding tetratricopeptide repeat protein — protein sequence MNDLQQAILLRTEGKMKEAIELLQELALQEPENAQVWYQLAWAHDSLGLEREAVPHYEKALGLGLPVEDRTGAILGLGSTYRTLGQYEQAKVWFEKGLSEFPENREFEVFLAMVLYNLGEHAEAMRRLLVQLADTSNDKGITEYSRAIRFYAVQLDRVWD from the coding sequence ATGAATGATTTACAGCAGGCTATCCTCTTGAGGACGGAGGGGAAAATGAAGGAGGCGATAGAGCTGCTGCAGGAACTGGCATTACAGGAACCGGAAAATGCCCAAGTTTGGTACCAGCTCGCTTGGGCTCATGATTCACTTGGACTGGAGCGGGAAGCAGTACCGCATTATGAGAAGGCTCTAGGTCTTGGGCTTCCGGTTGAGGACAGGACAGGTGCTATACTTGGACTTGGCAGCACGTATCGGACTCTGGGGCAATACGAGCAGGCGAAGGTCTGGTTTGAAAAGGGGTTAAGTGAATTCCCGGAGAACCGGGAATTTGAAGTTTTTCTTGCCATGGTGCTCTACAATCTGGGCGAGCATGCGGAGGCAATGAGACGGCTGCTTGTACAACTGGCCGATACATCAAATGATAAGGGAATAACCGAATACAGCAGAGCCATCCGTTTCTATGCTGTTCAGCTGGATCGGGTATGGGATTAA
- a CDS encoding LysR family transcriptional regulator yields MSLVKYEILNAVVEYGSLTKAAEALNITQSAVSHAISSLETECGFSLLNRGRSGVRLTAEGERILGYTREILRWTELMNQEISLIRGAEIGTVRIGTFASVSTQWLPGILKQFRLRHPGIEIKLWEGDYAEIEGWLAGGAIDLGFLSLGDSSPFETIPLQKDRMMCILPLEHPLASEGSVSFDVLLEQPFILPKWGGDNEIERLIRQHSAKLNVVYEVAEDQAIMAMVRNGLGISLLPEMVLQHHTNELALVPLTGDPYRTIGIACPSLTNLSPASRRFIEAVQEWLPLSL; encoded by the coding sequence ATGTCATTGGTCAAATACGAAATTTTGAATGCTGTAGTTGAATACGGCAGCCTCACCAAAGCAGCAGAAGCATTGAATATTACCCAATCTGCGGTCAGTCATGCGATCTCCAGTCTGGAGACCGAATGTGGTTTTTCGCTGCTAAATCGGGGCCGCTCCGGTGTACGACTTACTGCCGAAGGGGAACGCATTCTGGGCTATACTCGTGAAATTCTGCGCTGGACGGAGCTGATGAACCAGGAAATTTCATTAATTCGCGGCGCCGAGATTGGAACCGTGCGCATTGGCACATTCGCCAGTGTATCCACACAATGGCTGCCTGGTATTCTGAAGCAATTTCGCCTGCGTCATCCCGGAATCGAAATTAAGCTGTGGGAGGGGGATTACGCTGAAATTGAAGGTTGGCTGGCTGGAGGTGCCATCGATCTCGGCTTTCTGTCCCTTGGCGATTCTTCGCCTTTTGAGACGATTCCATTACAAAAAGACAGGATGATGTGCATCCTGCCTCTGGAACATCCACTCGCTTCGGAGGGGTCTGTCTCATTTGATGTATTGCTGGAACAGCCCTTTATTTTGCCTAAATGGGGCGGTGATAACGAGATCGAACGATTAATCAGACAGCATTCTGCCAAGCTGAATGTCGTCTATGAAGTAGCCGAGGATCAGGCCATCATGGCGATGGTTCGAAACGGTCTTGGCATCAGTCTTTTGCCTGAAATGGTTCTGCAACACCATACGAACGAGCTCGCTCTCGTTCCACTCACTGGAGACCCCTATCGTACAATAGGCATAGCCTGCCCGTCTCTCACTAACCTGTCCCCTGCTTCGCGTCGTTTCATCGAAGCGGTACAGGAATGGCTGCCTCTCTCGCTCTAA
- a CDS encoding DMT family transporter: protein MNGVRAPQGQALRRADLQMLLATVIWGSSYLFMKSGLESMQELNLVAFRFGIAFIAAAVLFHRRLFRIDRRTLAAGAIMGTALFAAFVFITYGVQRTTASQAGFLISLAVIFVPILTTILHRRMPDLRLTISILVAVTGLALLTLQYELSLHMGDILCILAAMMYAIYIMIAGKYTPKHDPLTLGTVQLGVAALWGVAATFVLETPRLPDTPQSWAAIVGLGVLCSGIGYILQTLAQRHASPTRTSLIFSLEPLFAAAFAFTFQGESLTLQGYVGAALMLIGVLITEIRVPYPVFWRRKRAALQTELRDQGASGV from the coding sequence ATGAATGGAGTACGTGCACCACAAGGTCAGGCATTAAGAAGAGCGGATTTGCAGATGCTGCTCGCAACGGTAATATGGGGATCATCCTATCTGTTTATGAAATCCGGACTGGAGTCCATGCAGGAACTGAATCTGGTCGCTTTCCGGTTTGGAATTGCCTTTATCGCGGCGGCTGTCCTTTTCCATCGTCGACTGTTTAGAATAGATCGAAGAACGCTTGCAGCAGGGGCTATCATGGGAACAGCGTTATTCGCGGCCTTTGTATTTATCACTTATGGAGTCCAGCGCACAACGGCCTCGCAGGCGGGATTTCTGATCAGTTTGGCCGTGATCTTTGTGCCTATCCTGACGACAATACTGCATCGGAGAATGCCAGATTTGCGGTTAACGATAAGTATCCTCGTGGCAGTAACGGGGCTGGCATTGTTGACACTTCAATATGAGCTCAGTCTGCATATGGGGGATATCCTTTGTATTCTCGCGGCAATGATGTATGCCATCTACATTATGATCGCTGGCAAGTATACGCCGAAGCATGATCCGCTAACCCTGGGAACGGTTCAACTGGGCGTTGCCGCCTTGTGGGGAGTGGCTGCTACATTTGTGTTGGAAACACCACGTTTACCTGACACGCCGCAATCTTGGGCAGCCATTGTGGGTCTGGGAGTACTGTGCAGCGGGATTGGTTACATTTTGCAGACTTTGGCCCAGCGGCATGCTTCACCGACGAGAACAAGTCTGATCTTTTCGCTCGAACCGTTGTTTGCCGCTGCATTTGCCTTTACTTTTCAAGGGGAGTCTCTTACCCTGCAAGGGTATGTGGGAGCAGCACTGATGCTCATCGGTGTTCTGATTACGGAGATCAGAGTCCCTTATCCGGTATTCTGGCGCAGAAAGCGGGCTGCATTACAGACCGAACTGAGAGATCAGGGAGCATCGGGTGTGTAA
- a CDS encoding alpha/beta hydrolase produces the protein MIRIKYSSLQEVDMMRSIRSFLVEVLLRITKQKLDVNEFMEKRSKINSESYQVPAKLKQKYNITKDGSLPVDTYILKSDSRSDERIVLYLPGGGYVEQPLTWHWHFLYNLTEQSNCTVFAPIYPKAPNYQYTDAIESVLMVYQHLLKITKPESIVIMGDSAGGGLSLAFAQYLLDQGLPQPKDIILLSPWLDITLSNPQVLAMIDREPMLNWDMLVEAGKRYAGGTSRSHYLVSPIHGEIKNLGKISLFIGTHELFLPDARKFREKAARQSVDINYFEYPKMNHVFPVFPIPEAKKALKQIVDIIQR, from the coding sequence ATGATTAGAATCAAGTATTCTTCATTACAGGAGGTCGATATGATGCGGAGTATACGAAGTTTTCTTGTAGAAGTATTGCTTAGAATCACGAAACAAAAGCTGGATGTAAATGAATTTATGGAGAAACGCAGTAAGATCAATAGCGAATCCTATCAAGTACCTGCCAAACTTAAACAAAAGTACAATATCACTAAAGATGGTAGCCTCCCCGTGGATACGTATATACTAAAATCCGATTCTCGTTCGGACGAACGAATTGTATTATATTTGCCTGGCGGAGGATATGTTGAGCAGCCGCTAACATGGCACTGGCATTTCTTATACAACTTAACAGAGCAATCGAATTGCACAGTATTCGCGCCAATCTACCCGAAAGCTCCGAACTATCAATATACGGATGCAATAGAAAGTGTTCTTATGGTGTACCAGCACCTATTAAAAATAACTAAACCTGAAAGTATCGTCATAATGGGCGATTCTGCCGGAGGTGGTCTTTCTCTAGCCTTTGCACAATATTTATTAGATCAAGGATTGCCACAGCCCAAGGACATTATTCTACTCTCGCCATGGCTTGATATTACCTTAAGTAATCCGCAAGTCCTCGCCATGATTGATCGAGAGCCTATGTTGAATTGGGACATGCTGGTTGAAGCTGGAAAGAGGTACGCTGGTGGAACATCGCGTTCACATTATTTAGTCAGTCCGATTCATGGAGAGATTAAAAATCTGGGTAAGATATCCCTGTTTATTGGTACACATGAACTTTTCCTTCCGGATGCCCGAAAATTCAGAGAAAAAGCTGCCCGCCAGTCGGTTGACATCAACTATTTTGAGTATCCCAAAATGAATCACGTCTTCCCCGTATTTCCAATACCTGAAGCGAAAAAGGCGCTTAAACAGATTGTAGACATCATCCAAAGATAA
- a CDS encoding LysR family transcriptional regulator, with translation MNISQLQYLISAAQWGSFTKAASVHHLTVPTISQSIKQLEDELNTVIFYRTKKGVFPTAEGELILQHAATVLKNIEYMQSALLSLKEESLESITISTIPGFVPQVVQTMLELMNTYPTLKVKMIEGDTQTVMKDVQEGYANMGLLSYPKSQRNTLYDWVPIVEGNAVLIMNTRSSLRFFKTISPEDLHNEVFVLYKDEHIETIAYTLMSANHTNRIALITNNIDALCQMIVHGNAITIAPDFILNALSSIYREQLVTVPLQQFSTEKAVLGRITRTDEPISKMVEEFTTKLIDLVQNAKGSSLD, from the coding sequence ATGAATATTTCACAGTTGCAATATTTAATATCTGCTGCACAATGGGGTTCATTCACGAAGGCTGCAAGTGTGCATCATCTTACCGTGCCAACCATTAGTCAGTCGATCAAACAATTGGAAGATGAGCTGAACACCGTTATTTTTTACCGAACAAAAAAGGGCGTCTTTCCAACAGCAGAAGGAGAGCTGATTCTCCAGCATGCGGCAACCGTTCTCAAAAATATTGAATATATGCAAAGTGCATTGCTCAGTCTAAAAGAAGAATCCCTTGAGAGTATCACGATCTCTACCATTCCGGGTTTTGTTCCTCAAGTGGTGCAGACGATGCTGGAACTGATGAATACCTATCCGACACTCAAAGTAAAGATGATCGAAGGGGATACTCAGACAGTAATGAAAGACGTTCAAGAGGGTTATGCAAATATGGGCTTACTATCTTACCCAAAAAGCCAACGCAACACGTTATACGACTGGGTTCCAATTGTTGAAGGTAATGCAGTATTGATCATGAACACCCGTTCATCTTTAAGATTTTTTAAAACGATATCGCCTGAAGACTTACATAATGAGGTATTTGTCCTATACAAAGATGAACATATCGAAACGATTGCATACACGTTAATGTCCGCTAATCATACTAACCGTATCGCCTTGATCACGAATAATATAGATGCATTATGTCAAATGATTGTTCATGGGAATGCCATAACGATTGCTCCTGATTTTATATTAAATGCGTTATCTTCGATCTACCGGGAACAATTAGTTACGGTTCCTTTACAACAATTCAGCACAGAGAAAGCCGTACTAGGAAGAATCACACGAACAGATGAACCGATTTCTAAAATGGTGGAGGAATTTACAACCAAGCTGATAGATCTCGTGCAAAACGCAAAAGGCTCTTCGTTGGATTAA